A window of Leptolyngbyaceae cyanobacterium genomic DNA:
AGACCCTGATAACTTAAAAGTAGTTTTATATAGGCGATTAGCAACTCTATCAAGCGTAGTAATTTTGGTTTGATGCTTTTGGTTTTGTGGTAACTAACTAATGGCAAAACCGGAAAAATAGCATAATTAGGAAGTTGAGAGTCAGAATAAATCTTAAATTATGATGAGTAACTAATATCTTGTGAAGGCTAACTGTAGCATAAGTTTGCTTGTTTAGAGTCTGGTGTTTGAAGGCATCGTTTTTTAGGAAATAAAAAGCAGGTGGAGAAAAGGTGAATGTCACTAAGTTTAGTCTCGGAAGGAGGCTGGAGCTTCTTTTCTTAGTTTCCAGGCTGAGCCTCGCTTAATAAGCGTGCCATTCATATATAGTTAGATGTAGATTTATCAGTTATTTTTTAGATTTTTTTAATAATTAAGCGAGTTGAGACCTATCCCAGAGTCTATGCGAGATGAACAAATTCCGCTATATTAGTTTTTTACGCCCAAAAACAACCTTTTTTCTGAAAATTTAGTAAGTAATAATGACAGAACAAATCTCGCTGACAGAGGAATTTTCTTGGTGGAATAATTTCATTTCCTCTCATCCTGATGACGCCAAAGGTTATATTCGGCGGGGGATGGTAAATTTTAAACTTGCCAAAATTGATGAGTCTATCGAAGATTTCGATACGGCAGAAAAACTCGATCGCAATGTATCGCCGTATCTATGGCAACGGGGATTATCTTTTTATTATGCCGAGCGATTTGGGGAAGGTGCCAAGCAGTTTGAATTGGATTTGACGGTGAATTCTCAAGATGTGGAAGAAACGGTGTGGCGATATCTGTGCATTGCGCGAGAAAAAGGTGCATCTGAGGCGCGTAATTCTCTATTAGTAGTAAAAAACGATCCGCGAGAGGTGATGAATTGGGTATACGAACTGTTTGCGGAAAATTGCACGCCAGAGGATGTGCTGGCTGTGGGTAAAAGAAATGGCAAGCGGGGTAATTTTTACAGCCATCTTTATGTGGGATTGTACTACGAAGCGCGATCGGATGAAGCGCGATCGCAAAACTATATCGTGAAAGCCGCCGAGGAATATGAAATAGATGATTATATGTGGAGTTTGGCCAAAGTACACCAAAAAAAGCGCGGATGGCTCTTAAATAAGTAAAAATCTCTCGATCGAGCTTTTTTATGTTGCATTTTAAGTTTTCTAATCGAGTAGGAACCTCCCGTTTGTTGTCACAATCGAAGATAGGAAAAATTATCGGGAATAGTTTTTATGTTACCCCAGGCTAAAAAGCCGATCGCAACTAGACTGCTAGCCATCTGGCAAAAACTGAACCCTGCTTCAAACTCAGCAGACTACAAGGCGTGGAGGCAAGGATTTTTGCGGGAACGTTTGCAGCTAAGTTTATGGGTAGCATTGATTTGCTTGTTAACTTTTATCATTCGGGATATTTACAATGCAGCTTTTCCGCTTAAGGAATTTCAAGATGTTCCTGTAGAATTAAAAAATATTTGGATTCAAATAGATTTAACCATCACATTATTGTTAGTTACTTGCTTACTTTTGCAGAAAACTGTATTTGGGCATCGTTATCCGGAAGTAATTTTTTTAGGCTTATCTTGGTCAATTACGATCGTACCGCAAATTATCGCCACGCTACGAGGTTCGCCGTTACCCGATCTTTTGGCTTGGAGTATGGTTTTCTTGGTGCAAGCAACCTTAATTCCAGTGCGTTGGCGGCTGCATTTAGCATCCCAATTGGGGGTACTAGTTTACTATATTGGCGTAAATTTAGCACTTGGTTTAACGACCATAAAAGGACAGTCAATTTACAACGTGACGCTTTTTTTGTATGTATTTTGGTTTTGTTTCGTCTGCGATTTAGCCGTTTACTTATACGAAAATCTACAAAAAGCTGAATTTGCATCTCGTCGCGAATTGAGAGCCTTTTTACACGCGGTTTCTCACGATTTGCGGAATCCGGTAACGGGAACTGCAATGGTATTAAAAAATTTATTAAATGAAGGAAATGAAAAGATTACTGTCAGTCGTTATATTTTAGAACGAATGCTGCAAGGCAGCGATCGCCAACTCAATTTAATCAATTCTTTGCTAGAAGCACACAGCAGCGAAGTGCAGGGAATTTTACTACATTGCCAGCCGCTACAACTTAGTAGTTTGGTGGATGCAGTTTACTCTGATTTAGAACCGATTTTAATGAAAAATCAGATTAATTTTACTAGTTCGATAAGCAAGGATTTACCTTTAGTAAATGGCGATTCAACTCAACTGTGGCGGGTATTTAGCAATTTAATTACCAATGCGGTAAATCACAATCCTCCTGGTATCAATTTAACAGTTGACGCTTCCGTACAAGGCAAGATGATTTGCTGTCGGGTGACAGATAATGGTGCGGGGATGACTAGAGAGCAATGTCGCCGAATTTTTGAATTGTATGCCAGAGGCGATCGCTCTCGTTACGTACCCGGTCTTGGTTTGGGATTATACCTTTGTAAGCAGATCGTGATGGCTCACGGCGGACAAATAAAAGTTGATAGTAATTTGGATGCGGGAACTACGTTTTCCTTTACTTTACCGATTTTTTCTGAAGGATGAAGAAGATTATTTTTGTTCCGATTCCAGATCATCTAATTGATGATTGAGGTCTTGTAGTTCCTGACGATATCGGTTTAATCGTTCTGTCATTTCAACTATATCTTCTCTAGTTACTTGATTAGTTTGGTTATTTTCCAATTGACGATCGATTTGGTTTAAGCAAGCATTCAACGCCGCCGCAAATTCATCGCGAGTGATGGCGCGATCGCCTCTATAC
This region includes:
- a CDS encoding S-layer homology domain-containing protein, encoding MLKTTKSALTGIIFLGMTIIANPLAAQTVTTSETSQATPTDATNYGCISGYSDGTYRGDRAITRDEFAAALNACLNQIDRQLENNQTNQVTREDIVEMTERLNRYRQELQDLNHQLDDLESEQK
- a CDS encoding HAMP domain-containing sensor histidine kinase, producing the protein MLPQAKKPIATRLLAIWQKLNPASNSADYKAWRQGFLRERLQLSLWVALICLLTFIIRDIYNAAFPLKEFQDVPVELKNIWIQIDLTITLLLVTCLLLQKTVFGHRYPEVIFLGLSWSITIVPQIIATLRGSPLPDLLAWSMVFLVQATLIPVRWRLHLASQLGVLVYYIGVNLALGLTTIKGQSIYNVTLFLYVFWFCFVCDLAVYLYENLQKAEFASRRELRAFLHAVSHDLRNPVTGTAMVLKNLLNEGNEKITVSRYILERMLQGSDRQLNLINSLLEAHSSEVQGILLHCQPLQLSSLVDAVYSDLEPILMKNQINFTSSISKDLPLVNGDSTQLWRVFSNLITNAVNHNPPGINLTVDASVQGKMICCRVTDNGAGMTREQCRRIFELYARGDRSRYVPGLGLGLYLCKQIVMAHGGQIKVDSNLDAGTTFSFTLPIFSEG